Below is a genomic region from Pseudomonas extremaustralis.
ATGGCCCGCACGCAACGCCTGCTCCACCGCTTCGTCGATCAGGCCCTGGGCATTGAACCAGCGGCATGCGCGCAGGTGCAGGCTGGCAGCGGGTAACACGTTGCTGCTCGCGCGACGGGTGCGCAGCAGGTCCGAGAATAAATGGTGATAACGGTACCAGTGGCCCTGATCGTCCAAAGGCACCAGGAACACCTGATGGGAATGCAGGTAGCGCAGGATTTCGGCGCTGTCGTGGGCTTCACGCACGGCGTCGCACAGCTCGCTGCAAAAGCGCTCCTGGGACGCGGTGTCGAACAAAAACGCCTGCACCTCGGCCGGCAGGCAGTCGATCACCTCTTCCAGCAGATAATCGCGGATCAACCCTTCGCCACCATGCAGGCTTTGTGGCAACGCGCCTTCACTGCCGGCTTCGGACGCGGCCAGCAGCCAGAAGCGCAGGCCGGCCACCCAGCCTTCACTGCGGCGGATCAGATTGTCGAGGGCCTCGCCACGCAATGAACTGCTGTGGCGATCCAGCACGGCCAGGGATTCGGCATGGGTCAGGCGCAGGTCCTGCTCATGCAGCTCCAGCAAGTGCCGCGACAGGCGCAGCCGCGCCAGGTGCCAGTCCGGGCGTTGGCGACTGGTGACCAGCACCACCAGGCCATCGGGCAAATGGTTGAGGAAAAATTGCAGGCAACGGTCAAGCACCGGCCCCTGGGCCAGATGGTAGTCATCCAGCACCAGCAACAGTGGCGCGCGGGTGGACAGGTGCACGGTCAGCTCATCGAGCAGGCCATCGAGCCATTCTTCAAAGGCAAAGGGTTGGTGACGCTGGCGCATTTTCAGCAGGCCCAGGGATTGGGCGCCGAGTTGCGGGAAGTATTGCTGCAAACCGTCGAGCAGGCGCTCGAGGAAACGTCCGGGGTCGTTATCCCGCGGGCTCAGGCCCAGCCACAGGCTTTGCCAATGGGCCGGCAGGCCCTGGCAGAACTCCACCGCCAACGAACTCTTGCCGAACCCTGCTGGCGCGCTGACGAGCAGCAGGCGTCCTTCCAGTCCAGTGCTCAACCGCTCGCACAAGCGCGGTCGCGGCACGTAGCCATCAGGCAGCGGAGGTCGGTAGAAACGCCCTTCCAGGGGCGGAATGACCGCGCTGGCAGGCCTTTGGATTCGGGACAGATCAGTCATCGCCGGGCTCTTGTAGAAGGCTGTTGTCGGCATTGCAGATGTCCGCAGACTAGCGGTAAAAGCGGCAGGTTTGTAGAGCTTTGCAACATTTGCCTGAAAAAGAACTACGACAAGAAATGTGAAAAGGGGCTTGCTCCCGACTGCGCTGGGTCAGCCAATGGATTTATTGGCTGTCAGACCGCTATCGGGAGCAAGCCCCCTCCCACATTTGGCTATGTGTGCAGCTTAGCGAACACCGTCCTGGCGCAGGGCCGCTGGGGTGAAGTCGCTGGTGGTGGCGGTGAAGCCAAAGTCATACGCCTGCTTCTCTTCGTTCTTCATGCCCAGGGCCAGGTAGCGGCCGGACTGCAGATCGTAGAGGGTTTCCAGGGCATACCACGGCACTTGTTTGTCGTAGTAGTTCTCGGCGTGGGCTTCGGCGACGCGCCACAGTTGGCCACGACCGTCGTAGTGATCGATCACGGCCGCTTGCCAGGTGTCTTCGTCGATGAAGAAGTCACGTTTGGCGTAGATGTGGCGCTGGCCTTCCTTCAGGGTAGCGACCACGTGCCAGACGCGGCGCAGCTCGTAGCGTGCCAGGTCCTGGTTGATGTGGCCGGCCTTGATGATGTCGACGTATTTGAGCTTCGGATCGTCGATCTTGTAGCTGTTGGAGGCGATGTAGATTTCCTTCTTGCCTTCCAGTTTCCAGTCGTAGCGGTCCGGCGCACCGTTGTACATGTCAAGGTTGTCGGAGGTACGCAGGCCATCGGCGGCGGTGCCCGGCCCGTCATAGGACACTTGCGGCGCCCGGCGCACACGGCGCTGGCCGGCGTTGTAGACCCACGCCGAACGCGGTTCCTTCACCTGGTCCAGGGTTTCGTGGACCAGCAGCACACCACCGGCCAGGCGCGCCGGCGCGGTCACTTGCTGTTTGAAGTAGAACAGCACGTTGCCGGGGTTTTTCGGGTCGAAGTCCTTCATCTTGTCGCGGAACACGAACTGGTCTTTGAAGTACACCAGGCTGAACGAACCGTTGGTCTGCGGCGTGGCCTGGGTCACCAGGCGCGTCACGCTGCCGCCGCGATAGCGGGTGATGTGGTTCCAGATAACTTCCACGCCACTTTTAGGAATCGGGAACGGCACGGCGGTTTCGAAGTTTTCCAGACCGTTGCCGCCGGACACCAGATTGGTATGGGTGGCGTTCTTCTTGATGGCGGCGAACACATCGGCCGGCACGGTAGCGCCGCGATGGGTCGGGTAGACCGGCATCTTGAAGGTTTCCGGGTAACGCTTGAACATCGCGTACTGCCCCGGCGCCAGCTTGTCTTTGTATTGCTCGACGTTCTGCGCGGTGATGATGAATTGCGGTTGTTCATTGGCGTAAGGGTTGGCCAGGAATCCACGGGCATCGACGGCGCCGGCGTTGGTCGGCATAGGCGACCATTTAGGGATGGTCCCCGCTGCGTTACCGGCCATTTCGGCGCCCATCGGGGTCAGAGTCGTGCCGAGTTTGGCCGCTTCATCCGCCGAGACTGCGGCCATGACGTTGCTCGCCAGGATCGACAGCCCAAGCACACCGATGTGCAACAGACTTTTGGTTATTTTCATGTTCTGGTTCTTCCTGAAATGCAATGTGCTTAGAAGTTCACGCCGAGGCTCAGAGCAACGAAATCGCGATCATTCACCGTCGAGAAATCACCGCCGAAGAAGTTGGTGTAGTTCAGGCTGGCGGTGTAGGTGTTCTGGTATTCGGCATCCAGGCCCAGGCTGATGGCTTTGCGGCCCTCTTCGAAGTTGGCGCCCGGACCTGGGGAGTAACCCTTGACGTCGTGGGACCACGCCACGTTTGGCTTGAGGTTCACGCCGGCGAAGACGTCCGGGTATTCCCAGATGGCACGGGCGCGGTAGCCCCAGGAAGTGGCAGTGGTGAAGCCATCGTTGTTGCAGTTGGTATTGAGGCTGGCGGCATTAGCCAGCCCCCCACCCTGAGCAGTCGAGTTATTCAGCGCAGTACAGAAACCGCCAGGCAACGTACCGGGGCCGAATACCGGATCACGCCCGTAACGAGCCTCGGATTTGCTTTCCAGCCCGCCCACGTGTGTCACACCGATTTCAGCGACGGTGGTCAAGCGGCTGGCGCCCATCACTTGGTCGAAGAAGTGCGTGAACGTGGTCTGGAACTGAGTGACTTCCTTACGGTTGTAGCCATGCAGATCCTGGCCCGGACTGCCTTTGAGCACCGAAGCATTACCGTAGCCTGGCAGCGGTGTGACACCGGCATAGAGGATGTCGGTGGTGCTCAATTGCACAGGAGCATTCGGGCGATAGCTCAACTCACCGCTCCACGCCGTGCCTGTCGGCAAGGTGGTGGAGAAGCTCAAACCATAAAGGCGAATGTCTTCAGGGTATTCGACGAAATAGTTGGAATTACCCGCGACAACCAGCGGACGCAACGTGCCTGGAAGCCCGATAGGCCCCGTGTAAGCAGACTGTGGCGCGCCCTGCGCACTGAAAATCGGCGCACGGCTGTGGTAGTTCATGAAGTACGCACCGAACTCGGTGTCCAGCGGCTCGAAGTTGTAATGGAAGGCAACACCGAATTGGCCGCTATCGCGCGCGTCACGATCCGCCCCACGACGAACGAGGACGCCCTCGTTATTGACGTCCACACCATTGGCGGCAAGACCTGGGAGGACAGCCCCCGGCAGGAAGCGTCGACTGTTGAGCACCCGCAGGTTGTCACTGCAGCCATCGGAAATAACATCAGGCTGAGAGAAGAACGTCCCGCAGTTATCCGTAACGGTCTGGTCCCATTCCAACTGATAGAACGCTTCCGCCGACAGGTTATCGGTCAAGGTTTGCGACACATAGAACATGTTGACCGGAATCAGGCCTTCCTTGATTTCGGCGCCCGGACGACGGAATGCAGACACGTCGATCGGGTTGATGGAGTTGATGCCGCCGCCGATGAAGGTACTTTCCCCCCAGCTCACCACCTGCTTACCGAAGCGCACAGCCCCCGGTTGATCGGCAATCGAATAGTTGTGATAAACGAACGCATCGAGAATCTGGCCACCAGAAGACTTGGCACCCTCCTTGCGGTTGTTATCGCTGATGTCCTTGAACTCCCGACTTTCATCCTTGAGTTCAAAGTCATACCAGTACTTGCCGCGCACAAACACACCGGTATCGCCGTACTTCAGTTCCAGGTCATGGATGCCCTTGAAGATCTTCGAAAACGTTTCGCCGCGCTTGAAGTTCAAGTGGCCGTCATCCGAGGTCTGGGACAAACCCTTGCCGCCGTTGTTCACGCCGATCAGGTCGCGGTTGGGCTTGGCTGTGGACCAGCTCGCCCCCACGGAAAGCGACGAGTCAAAACTCCCTTCGATTTCACCGATATTGAAACTGACGCCGAATGCGGGCCCGGCGAGCGTAGAGGCGAGACTGACGGCCAGGGGCAATCTTGCCCGGCGCCAGAACTGGTTTACTGAGGTCATCGACGCTACTCCATGTGCATTATTGTTATGGCAGTGAGTTCTTTCTGTGATGCATGTAACGGCCGGAATACAACGATTCCAATGCCGCTCGGCAACCGAGCCCCCATGGCCCGAAGCGAAACATCCGTGAAAAACTCTGGAAGGGACTATAGCCAGCAGGGGGGTAGCGCTTGATCCCTCTAAAGTGTGATTTGCATCAGCAACCCGTCTGCCACAACCCTTTCGCCACGTCGGCGAGGGCCGACGCGGCAAGGATGGCTGAAAACTGGCAAATCACAAGTGAAGGCGCGAGATAGAGCGTTGCCGTGCCACGAGGGCACGGCAAATCCACTCAGAGGGTAGAAAGGAACGTACTGTTGTTGGCCTGCCATTCGATGATGTCAACGCGGATACGCTTTTTGTCGAGCTTGCCGACACTGGTCTTGGGAATTTCCGTAACAATAGCGATCTGGCTCGGAATCGCCCACTTACTCAAATGGCCCAACTCCACGAACGGCTTGAGGTGTTCCTTGAGCTCACGGGCCCCAATCACATGGCCATCACGCAGCACCAGCAATGCAAACGGGCGCTCGCCCCACTGCGGATCAGCGATGCCCACCACCGCTACTTCGCGTACCGACGGATGGCGGCTGACCAGGTCTTCGAGGGCCAGGGATGAGACCCACTCACCGCCGGTCTTGATCACGTCCTTGATGCGGTCGCGGATGTCGATCACCCCGAACGCGTCGAGGGTCGCCACGTCGCCGGTGTGCATCCAGCCGCCTTCCCACAGCTCCGCGCCTTTTTGCGGCTCGTTGTAATAGCCCTCGGTCAGCCACGGCGCACGCAGTACCAACTCGCCCTGGGATTCACCGTCGGCGGGCAGGAAGTTGCCCTCGGCGTCAATGATCGCCGCTTCCACCAACGGCCCAGGCACGCCGGCCTTGATACGGTAAGTGGTGCGCTCGTCCTCGGTGCCGGCGATCAACTCTTCATTGAGGTGAGCACAGGACACCAGTGGCCCGGTCTCGGACATACCGTACGCAGCGGTCAGTTGAATCCCACGAGCCTTGGCGGCTTCGTACAGCGTGCGGTTGAGGGCGCTGCCGCCGATGACGATTTTCCAGCCGCCAAAGTCCACACCCTGGGCCGCCTTGGCGTTGAGCACCATTTGCAGGATGGTCGGCACGCAGTGGGAGAACGTGACCTTCTCCTTGCGCCACAGCTCCACAAGGTATTCCGGGTCGTAGCGACCGGGGTAGACCTGTTTCAGGCCAAGCATGGTCGCCACATACGGCAGGCCCCAGGCATGCACGTGGAACATCGGCGTGATCGGCATATACACGTCGTTGGTGCCCAGCAGGCGCACGCTGTCGACGCAACCCATGATGGTCGCCACCCCAATGGTGTGCAGCACCAGTTGGCGATGGGTGAAGTACACACCCTTGGGATTGCCGGTGGTGCCGGTGGTGTAGAAGGTAGTAGCGACGGAGTGTTCGTCGAAGTCCTGGAAGTCGTACGTCGGGCTGGCAGCGGCCAGCAGGGTTTCGTACTCGCCCACCAGGTTGGGCAACTCGGCGGTCTTGGACTCGCCGTCCGTGAGCAGCAAGGTCTTGTCGACGGTGGTGAGCTGCCCGGCGATAGCCTGGTAAAGCCCCACGAACTCACTGTTGACCAGCACAAAGCGGTCCTCGGCGTGGTTCATGGTGTAGAGAATCTGCTCCGGCGACAGGCGCACGTTAATGGTGTGGATCACCGCGCCGATCATCGGGATGGCGAACATGCATTCCAGATAACGGTGGCTGTCCCAGTCCATTACGGCGACGGTATCACCCGCCTTGACCCCGGCTTCGGTGAGCACATTGGCCAGGCGCGCGACCCGTTCGATCAGGGTCGGATAGGTGTAGCGCAGCTTGTCGCGATAGATGATTTCCCGGGTTTTTTCGTAACGGGCGCCTGACATCAACAGGCGTTTGATCAACAGCGGGTATTGGTACGCACCTTCGGCGGGCGGGATAACACGGGTCTGCAACATACGAATCCCTTTTTATGACTGCACGGTCTTGGCTTGAAGACCTGCACTGTAGAGACGTTATGTGTCGGCCAAATCAGCCAAAGGAATGATTTGCAGGGTCTGGAGAATGCTAGCTTTGCGCCAGCATCAAAGCCTGGTAGCGACCTGATCTGGAGAGCTTTTTGATATCGACCACGCTCATTGATGAAGCCGTATTTGCACCATTCTTACCTTGACTGACGCCCATATCAGCCACTTCCCACCCCCGTTCCGACTGCCTCCGACAGCAACTTCGTATTCTCCGCAGATTCGGCTTTTAACGGTTGCCCCTGCACATTTTGCGGGCTTAGGTTCCTCGCCAACACTGACAACGACGAGGGAATGCACATGACCGACCAATGCATCGCCCCACACGAACTGGATCTCAAGAAACTCTGGGACAGTACCTGCGAACTGTCTGCCTGCAAGCGCATAACCAGCCATGACGGTAGAAACCCGAAAGTCACCATCGAAGTGCCGATACTGACCTGCAGTTGCCTATGGCACAGGTTTCAAAAAGAAGCGGAAGACTGGATCGCCCCCGGCGGCATACTCATCGCCGACCCACTAGCCCGCAACCGCAGGATCAACGCGGCGTATGCGCAATTGTGGCTGGCGGATAACCGCTTTCAATGGGCGGGGTTGGCAGCGTTTGCGTCGAAACAGGTGGGGTGTGGGTTGTTGCATGCTGTCACGCTGGATGAACGAATCGAAGCGGAGAAAAGAGCCTATCGGAAGCTGCAAGACAGTTATCCCAAAGACCTGTACGAGCGCATCGTGACCAATAAATTGCGCCCCAACGTTGAGCTTTGGGAGGCGTGGGACAAGGCCAAGCAGCAAAACCCCGTTCCACTGACAAGTGACCCGCTTTTGGGCGGGCTGATTACCAGGGTTCAGGAAGAGTTGAAATACGTTCATGAAATGCTGGCACTGGGGAATACGGCGCTGTTTCTGGATGTTTATCCGTTGCATCGGTTTTTTATGGTGCGGGGATTTAAAGAAATGGAGGAGTGTTTACCAAACCGCAGAAGCCTAAAAAACAAGGTGATTTGGCCCATTACAGAAAAAGTTGAATTTGGCGTCGCCCAGCGAGAAATCCTTGAAACCTTTGCCTATATCGATCAAGGCAAAATTAGCAATAGCGTTTACGAGATGGCACGGCATGAGCAACTAAATATTCTCCAACCCGCAATGTATGACGTGGAACGCTTTGCACGGCTAATGAGAGGTACCCAAGTGGGTGATGTCATTTCAGTAGTGACGGGTCTATTTTCCGGGCTACCCGAAGAAATACAACTAACGCTAGCCAGTCAGTGCAAAGCACCGGACACTAAAATCACTTTCAGCCAAAACCCTATTGCCGACTTGGCGAACAAAGACCAACGCATGGAGTTTGTATCACGAGCCGCCGAACAATTTGACAGACTGCTTAAAAACCAAACTACTCGCAGCCAATTAAAAGATTCCATTATAAAAATTGCAAATGGCGGAGGAGTAGAATAATGCTCAAATTATGCCTGAGCATCTCATTCGCAACATTGACCATATTGATATTTTATTTCAATCGCCCCCCTGAAAAAAATAACGCTATTTCCTTACACATAGGAAAACCCTACGAAGATGTACTTCGAGACTCAACATTTCCAGTAAAATCCAACACCGCAATGCGCCAAACTACCCCCCTAGTAGAGGATTCAACCTGGATTACCAGCCCAGTTATTGTAAAGTTTGATGACCCTCAACACGGTTTCACCTTACCCCCAACAAAGTTTGGAGCGATAGGCTATAACAACGGAAGGGTCACAACCCTCACTACCTCGCCGATGCTGGAGGCACTACCTTTTGACGAATTGATACCATTATTTAACCACTTACAGGGAGTTCTAAAAAAGTCCGGATGGTTACCACGCAACACTGACCGAAACAGCTGGCTCAAGTTAGATAGCAAACTTGAGAGAGGCGCATTACAGCGCTTACTCTT
It encodes:
- a CDS encoding fatty acid--CoA ligase, which encodes MLQTRVIPPAEGAYQYPLLIKRLLMSGARYEKTREIIYRDKLRYTYPTLIERVARLANVLTEAGVKAGDTVAVMDWDSHRYLECMFAIPMIGAVIHTINVRLSPEQILYTMNHAEDRFVLVNSEFVGLYQAIAGQLTTVDKTLLLTDGESKTAELPNLVGEYETLLAAASPTYDFQDFDEHSVATTFYTTGTTGNPKGVYFTHRQLVLHTIGVATIMGCVDSVRLLGTNDVYMPITPMFHVHAWGLPYVATMLGLKQVYPGRYDPEYLVELWRKEKVTFSHCVPTILQMVLNAKAAQGVDFGGWKIVIGGSALNRTLYEAAKARGIQLTAAYGMSETGPLVSCAHLNEELIAGTEDERTTYRIKAGVPGPLVEAAIIDAEGNFLPADGESQGELVLRAPWLTEGYYNEPQKGAELWEGGWMHTGDVATLDAFGVIDIRDRIKDVIKTGGEWVSSLALEDLVSRHPSVREVAVVGIADPQWGERPFALLVLRDGHVIGARELKEHLKPFVELGHLSKWAIPSQIAIVTEIPKTSVGKLDKKRIRVDIIEWQANNSTFLSTL
- a CDS encoding DUF1302 domain-containing protein, whose amino-acid sequence is MTSVNQFWRRARLPLAVSLASTLAGPAFGVSFNIGEIEGSFDSSLSVGASWSTAKPNRDLIGVNNGGKGLSQTSDDGHLNFKRGETFSKIFKGIHDLELKYGDTGVFVRGKYWYDFELKDESREFKDISDNNRKEGAKSSGGQILDAFVYHNYSIADQPGAVRFGKQVVSWGESTFIGGGINSINPIDVSAFRRPGAEIKEGLIPVNMFYVSQTLTDNLSAEAFYQLEWDQTVTDNCGTFFSQPDVISDGCSDNLRVLNSRRFLPGAVLPGLAANGVDVNNEGVLVRRGADRDARDSGQFGVAFHYNFEPLDTEFGAYFMNYHSRAPIFSAQGAPQSAYTGPIGLPGTLRPLVVAGNSNYFVEYPEDIRLYGLSFSTTLPTGTAWSGELSYRPNAPVQLSTTDILYAGVTPLPGYGNASVLKGSPGQDLHGYNRKEVTQFQTTFTHFFDQVMGASRLTTVAEIGVTHVGGLESKSEARYGRDPVFGPGTLPGGFCTALNNSTAQGGGLANAASLNTNCNNDGFTTATSWGYRARAIWEYPDVFAGVNLKPNVAWSHDVKGYSPGPGANFEEGRKAISLGLDAEYQNTYTASLNYTNFFGGDFSTVNDRDFVALSLGVNF
- a CDS encoding DUF1329 domain-containing protein, which translates into the protein MKITKSLLHIGVLGLSILASNVMAAVSADEAAKLGTTLTPMGAEMAGNAAGTIPKWSPMPTNAGAVDARGFLANPYANEQPQFIITAQNVEQYKDKLAPGQYAMFKRYPETFKMPVYPTHRGATVPADVFAAIKKNATHTNLVSGGNGLENFETAVPFPIPKSGVEVIWNHITRYRGGSVTRLVTQATPQTNGSFSLVYFKDQFVFRDKMKDFDPKNPGNVLFYFKQQVTAPARLAGGVLLVHETLDQVKEPRSAWVYNAGQRRVRRAPQVSYDGPGTAADGLRTSDNLDMYNGAPDRYDWKLEGKKEIYIASNSYKIDDPKLKYVDIIKAGHINQDLARYELRRVWHVVATLKEGQRHIYAKRDFFIDEDTWQAAVIDHYDGRGQLWRVAEAHAENYYDKQVPWYALETLYDLQSGRYLALGMKNEEKQAYDFGFTATTSDFTPAALRQDGVR
- a CDS encoding DUF2515 family protein, which encodes MTDQCIAPHELDLKKLWDSTCELSACKRITSHDGRNPKVTIEVPILTCSCLWHRFQKEAEDWIAPGGILIADPLARNRRINAAYAQLWLADNRFQWAGLAAFASKQVGCGLLHAVTLDERIEAEKRAYRKLQDSYPKDLYERIVTNKLRPNVELWEAWDKAKQQNPVPLTSDPLLGGLITRVQEELKYVHEMLALGNTALFLDVYPLHRFFMVRGFKEMEECLPNRRSLKNKVIWPITEKVEFGVAQREILETFAYIDQGKISNSVYEMARHEQLNILQPAMYDVERFARLMRGTQVGDVISVVTGLFSGLPEEIQLTLASQCKAPDTKITFSQNPIADLANKDQRMEFVSRAAEQFDRLLKNQTTRSQLKDSIIKIANGGGVE